The Rhodothermales bacterium genomic sequence GGGTATGTCGATCCCCTGGTACGATTCTTCAAGAAAAGGCATCGGGCAGGATGATTCGATCCACCATATCCCGACTCGCCCTGCTGGCCGGGCTCCTGCTGCCGAATGCGGTAAGGGCCCAACAAACCGAAGCCTACGTATCGGTCGATTCGACGCGTATTGGTGACCGCTTCGAACTCACCGTGGTCATTGGCCATGACGGTTCGCGATCTCCGGTCTTCCCGCATCATCTGATTCCCGATTCCCTCCGGTCGATGGCCCATTTCGCGCTCGGGGACTTCGAGATCCTGGACGTGCGGAAAGAGGGCGGCCGTCCATACGGAAACTCCGGTCGCCTGGACAGTGTGGTGTATGAGGCCACCACGTTTGCGATCGATACGGCTCGGGTGTCGGGTATTCCGGTGGGACTCGCGCGTTCGACCGATACGCCGTCAGACGGGCTTGCGACACCGGCCGATACGCTCCGATTCGCCAGCCAGCCGCTCTTCCTTCCGGTCGTTTCTCTCCTGGAGCCAACCACTGAGGACATCCGCGACATTACGGAGGTCGCGGAATTCCCTCGATCATGGTGGCCGTGGGTCCTGCTGGGCCTGGTTCTGGCAGCCGCTATCGCAGCCTGGTTCTGGTACCGGCTCCGGCAGGCCGATGACGTGGAAGCCGCTCCCGCTCCCCCCCCGGTGCCACCCGTGGATGTCGCTCTGGAGCGCCTGACGCGGCTTGAAGCCATCGACCTGCGGGCGCTGCCGGATGTAAAATCGTATTACGTGGAATTGGCCGATATCCTGCGCACCTATTTCGGGCAGCGCGCGAATGTGCCGGCGCTCGAGGCCACCACGCGGGAACTGGTTGATAAACTGACCCGGCTCCGGGCCGATCGCCCGGTTCCGCGGGCCCTTATCCGCGACCTGCACGACATCCTGGACCAGTCTGACCTGGTCAAGTTCGCCGATATCCAGCCCGTCGTTGACCGGACGCGCGCCATCTTACAGCAGACACGGGAGACCGTCGAGAAAACGGAAGCGGCGTACCGGGCCGCTGAACAGGTCGCGCAGGCCGAGCGGATCCGCGCCGCCGAACACGCCAATACACCGGCTGTCTCCGACTCCGCAACGTCCCCAGGCACTTCCCTGGACGCTGAATCCGCGGATTCCTCAGGTGCCTTCCCCACCGAAAGTCCTGTGAAGCCCACCGACTCTGCCAACCCGTACGCTCCAAAAAACCCGCACGCCTGATGGAATTCGCCCAACCCCTGTGGCTTGTCCTGTTGGTCCTCGTGCCGCTGATCCCCTTCCTGGGGCGGCGCCGGGCGCGGTTGCGTTTCAGCGCCACGGCGGCGGCCGGCGCCGCCCCTCCCACGCTCAAGAACCGCCTCCGTAACCTTCCGGTCCTCCTGCGCATGGCCGCGGTGACGTTCGGAATCCTGGCCTTGGCCCGACCCCAGGACCGCAATACCGTGCAGGAGCGCTATGCAGAGGGCGTCGACATCATGATGGTGCTCGACACGTCCACCTCCATGCGGGCCGAGGACTTTCGTCCGAACCGCTTCGAGGCGGCACGCCAGGTCGGGTCGGAGTTCATCTCCAACCGCATATCCGACCGGGTTGGACTGGTCGTGTTCGCGGCCAAGGCATTTACGCAAGCGCCGCTGACCCTGGACTATGATTTCCTGCTGAGCATGCTCGCCGAGGTCGAAATGGGCGTCATCGAGGATGGTACGGCCATAGGGACCGCACTTGCCATGGCGGTGAACCGGCTCAAGGAGAGTGAAGCGGAAAGCAAGGTCGTCATCCTGCTGACGGACGGACAGAACAACCGGGGCGAACTCAGCCCGGAGACCGCGGCGGAACTGGCGGAAACGTTCGGGATCCGGGTCTATGCCATCGGGGTCGGAACCCATGGCGAGGCTCCGTTCGTTGTCGACCATCCGTTTGCCGGGCGGCAACGGCGCATGGTGCCCGTCGATATCGATGAGGACATGTTGCGCGCCATATCGGAGCGCACGGGTGGACAGTATTTCCGGGCCACGAACAACGAAGGATTGCGACAGATCTATGAGGAGATCGGCGAACTGGAGAAGACCCGCGTGGAAGAGCGCACATATACCGATTTCCAGGAGCGTTATGCCGCCTTCCTGTTGCCTGGACTGCTGCTGCTCTTCATGGAAATCCTCTTGTCCAACACCGTGCTCAGGAGGTTTCCCTGATGATGGAATGGCTGCATCCTGAATGGTTCTGGACCCTGGTCTTCGTGCCGGTGGCAGCCGGACTTTTTGGCTTTGCTGCGTGGAAGCGACGTTCGCTGGTCGCTGCGTTCGGCAATCGCCAGCTGCTTGAGCGGCTGACGTCCGGCCTGAGTACCCGTCGGCGTCGCTGGAAAGCCGCGCTGCTTTCCGCTGGATTCGCACTGTTGGTCCTGGCGCTCATCGGCCCGCGGTTCGGGACGCAGATAAAGGAGGTGCAGCGTGAAGGCATTGATCTGGTCATCGCCCTCGACGTATCGGCGTCCATGATGGCCGAGGATGTGGCGCCCAACAGACTGGAACGTTCCCGGAATGAAATCAAACGCCTGCTCGGGACCCTCACCGGAGATCGCGTCGGCCTGGTCATCTTTGCCGGCGATGCGTTCATCCAGAGTCCGTTGACCACGGATTATGGTGCCCTGCGCCTGTTCCTGGATGTGGCTGACCCGTCACTCATACCCACACCCGGGACGGATTTCGGAAATGCCCTTCAGATGGCTCTTCGCGCATTTGAAGCACCGACCCGGATGGCTGACGACGGACCCCGGACGCGGGCGGTCCTGTTTGTATCGGACGGCGAGAACCACGTGGCCGATCTCGACGAAATCATTGCGCAGGCGCGAGAACAGAACGTCATCCTGTTCGCTGCAGGCGTCGGCGAAACCGAGGGCGTTCCCATTCCGGAATACCGGAATGGCCGTCAGGTTGACTTCAAGAAAGACCGGACGGGCACCGTGGTCACCACGCGCCTTGAGGAATCGGTCCTGCAGGACCTGTCCAGGGACGGGGGGTACTTCCGTATTGCCCGCACGTCCAGCTCGCTCGCCCGGTTCACGACGGCGCTGCAGGGACTCGAGCGGACCTCCTACGGCTCGGAGGAGTTCGAGGAGTACGACGAAAAATTCCAGTGGCCCCTCTTCCTGGGCCTGTTCCTTCTTTTCCTGGAGCGAATGATACCCGAGAGCAGGAAACCCCGAGAGACCCCATCCCCATGAGAATCCTGATCGTAGTGCTCGCCTTCCTGACGGCCTTCTCCGGCGATGATCCGAAGAAGAAGGGCCGGGAGGGCAACATTCTCTACGCGGCCGGTGAACTTACGGCCGCGGCCGACGCCTACCGGGCCGGAATCGCGGCCATCCAGGCCGACGGACCCGGTCCCGTGCATGCGGGCCTGCTCAACAACCTGGGTGCCGCACTGTTCAGGCAGGGAGATTTCGGAAGTGCTGTCGCGTCGTTCACCGGGTCGACCCATATGAGTACCGATGACGCATCTCGTGTGCGCGCCTTCTATAATGCCGGAAACGCGCTGACCAAGGCCGAGGAATTGGAGTCAGCGCTCGAAATGTATCGTCAGGCCCTCCTCCAGGACCCGTCCAACCTGGATGCCAAGTTCAACTATGAGTTCGTGAAGCGAAAGCTGCAGGAACAGCAGCAACAACAGCAGCAGAACCAGGACCAGAACCAGGACGACAAGGAACAACAGGAAAACGAAGGCGAGGGTGACGAGAACCAGGAGCAGACCGACGAACAGAACGAGGACCAGCAACAACAGCAGGATTCGGAGAACGCCGATCAGCAGAACCAGGATCAACCACAGGACCAGCAGCAGCAACAACAACAGGATCCGACCCAGATGAGCCCGGAAGAGGCCCAGCGCATTCTGGAAGCCCTGGAAAACGAGGAGGAGCAGCTGCTTCGCCAGGTCCAGAAAATGGATGCGCGCCCCCGGCGCGTGGAAAAGGATTGGTAGCCGCCGGGATGACCCGAACGATGCCCATGATTCGTCTGTCCATTCTCCTGTGCCTGCTCGCGGCGATGCAGGTTCGCCCGTCCCATGCCCAGGAGGTTTCCGTGCAGGCATCGGTGAATGCGACCGTAATCGGCACGGAAGAAGTCGTCACCTATACGTTGTCCGTGCAAGGCTCTGACGGTTCGGACGTGCAACCACCGGCGGCACCCGAATCGCGCGGCCTTGCCCTGGCACAGTCCACGCCCGGTACCCAGCGGAACGTATCCATTGTCAATGGGCGCGTTTCCCAGAGTTTCGGCTATACGTGGGCCTTCCGCCCGATCGGAGAAGGCCAGGCCCGCATTGAAGCCATGACCATCACGGTCGGCGACCGGACCTACCATACCGACCCCATTGAAATCGAGATCGTCCCCCAGTCCCAACGCCCCGCCCGCCCGCAACGCCGCGATCCGTTCTCCTCCCTGATGGCACCTGCCGATCCCGAACCGGAGCCGGAGCCGCCGTCCGACCGGGATATTTTCATCCGTGCCACACCCGCTTCGTCCACGGTATGGCAGAATGAGCAGCTCGTTATCCAGTACCGGCTGTACTTCCGGGAAGGAATCCAACTCCGGCAGAGCCGACTGACAGACAGCTGGGAAGCCGAGGGCTTCTGGCGCGAAGAAATGGACGTCGAAACACGCCCGATCCCCCAGACCGTCGTCGAGAACGGCCTCCGGTACAATGTGATCACCCTGAAGCGGGCGGCCGTATTTCCGGCACGGGCAGGTGACCTGAGCGTTGACCCCCTGCGCATTGAAAGTGAGGCCATGTTGCCGACCGAACGGCGTGACCCGTTCCAGAGTCTGTTTTCCATGCGATCCCGGTATACCCCGGTCGAATTGGCTTCGGGGGAAGTCCGGGTTGCCGCCCGTCCGCTTCCAGGCGGTGCCCCCGAGAGCTTCCAGGGCGTGGTCGGCAATTTTGTCCTGTCGGCCCGGACCGATCGCCAGCAAGTAGAGGTCGGATCGTCCATCCGCCTCACGGTGACGGTACGGGGTGATGGCAACCTGGCCACCCTTTCCGCTCCGCGCATCCATGTGCCGGCCGTGTTCGATACCTATGAGCCCGAGTCGTCCCTGGCCATTGATCGATCGGGGAATCGCCTGACCGGCAGCAAGACGTTCACGTATGTGCTGATTCCGCGGGCCAATGGATCCTATGAGATCCCTCCCGTCGAATTCTCGTGGTTCGACCCCGACGCCAATGTCTACCGGACGACGCAATCCGATCCCTTCCCCGTGACGGTCACGGGAACGGCCACCGTCCCGGATGTCGTAAGTGCCACCACGAACGGTCTGCCCGTGGACGACGTGGCGCCTCCATTCGTCCATGCAGCGAAGTGGGTACGGACGTCCTCCCCTCCCCTCCACCGGCGGACAGCGACGTGGATCATCCTGCTCCTTCCGGTACTGGCGTTCGGGGCCGGGTTGATCGTGGATCGCCAGCGGCGGCGACATGCGGATGCGCCATCCCTGTCCCGGGGCCGACGTGCCCACCCGCTATCCCGTCAGCACCTCAAACGCGCTACGGAACTCATGCATACCGATGACACGGCCGGGTATTTCGAGGAATTGGACCGCGCCGTCCTCGGGTTCATCGGCAACCGGCTGGACATCCCGGAACGCGGATTGACCCGGGCCCGTCTCGACGCCATCCTGGCTGAAAAAGGCATTCCAACCGGGACGCGCGAGCGACTCAGGGCCTTCCTGGACACGTGTGACCTGGGCCGGTACGCGCCCTCGGGAATGAACCATGAACGGAGGGAAGGGGCGCTGGACGACGCATCGGCCCTCATTCCGGACATTGACGAGCACCTTTCAGCATGACCAACCTTCAGCGCATGGGTCTTTTGGCCATCGTGGCTCTCCTGATGTTCTGCTCGTTCGACGTGCAGGCACAGGAATCGGCCGTTGCCCATTTCGACCGGGGAACCCAGGCCCTGCATGAAGGACGATTCCGGGACGCCATCGCCGCCTACGACGAGGCCCGATCGGAAGGCTACACGAGTGCCGAACTGCTGCACAATACCGGCGTCGCTTGGTATCGGCTGGATGATGTGGGTCGGGCTACCCTGTTCCTGGAACGTGCCCGTCTGCAGGCTCCGGAGGATGAGCGGATTCTGCACAGTCTTTCCATTGTACAGCGGCTGCAGCAAGACACCTTCTCCACGCTGCCCACTCCGTTCTGGATGCGGGCGCATCGTTGGATCCTGGATCGTGCGGGGCCGGGTGTATGGTTCGGGTTCGGCGCCGGCCTGCTGCTCCTGTGGGGCGGCGTCGCCGGCGCCCGGTTGCTGGCCCAGCGCACCCTGCCTCAGGGCCGACGTTTGGAGCGATGGGCGCTGATCATCGGACTGCCCGTGCTGGCGCTTGCCCTCTATTCGTCGGCCTTCCCTCCGTGGCCCGACCGCGCCATCGTTCTGGTCGAATCCGTCGCCCTCACGGAACAGGCAGCACCGGAAAGCACACCTGTCGAACAGCTCCATGCGGGAACGACCGTGCATGTACAGGCCCGGGGAGACGGCTGGGTTTTCGTGCGTCTGACGAACGGGGTCGGTGGATGGCTTCCCGACGACGCCATCGAGTCCGTCTGAGACGTATCTTCAGTGGCTCCTGTCCAACCTGAGCGAATCCCAGTCCATCCTAATCCGCCGTGGAACCACACGTCCTGCATCGCGCCCGCTCCGCCGGATGGATTGAAGTCATCTGCGGATCCATGTTCAGCGGGAAGACCGAGGAGCTCATCCGCAGGATGAAGCGCGCCCGGTTTGCCCGGCAGCGGGTCGAGGTGTACCAACCCACCATCGATACCCGGTATTCCGAAGAAGAGGTGGTGTCACACGACGCATCGAGCCTTCGTTCCACACCGGTCGCTGCCGCCTCCCAGATCCTTCTGCTGGCATCCGATGCCGATGTCATCGGTATCGATGAGGGACAGTTCTTCGATTCAGATCTTGTGGACGTCGTCCAGGAGCTTTCGCGAACCGGGAAACGGGTCATCATTGCCGGGTTGGACCAGGATTACCTGGGCAAGCCCTTCGGCCCCATGCCTGCGCTCATGGCCGTGGCCGAATACGTGACGAAGCTGCACGCCATCTGCATGCAGTGCGGGGCGCCCGCGAACCATTCACAGCGTCTTACGGCCGGGGACGAGCGGGTCCTGCTGGGCGCCACGGAATCGTACGAGCCCCGGTGCCGGAATTGCTTCGACCCGGGCCTGGTCAGGGCGCCTTCCGCAGACGGAAAATGACCTCATCGGCCGCGTACAATCCGCCCCCGAGCACGATAAACGCGACCAGGGCGGGAACGGGCTGCCAGATGACGAAGCCGCCGAGCGCGCCGAGTGCACCACCCAGGTACTTGATGTAGTTGAGCTGCTCGTTGGTGCTGCGCTTGATAAGGTCTTCCAACCGGTGCTCATCGTACGCCATCATGTTGTCCATGACCATGCCGTAGACGTCCAGGTTCTCGACGAATCCGAGTACCACCTTGGTGGCCCAGGCTTCGATGTCCTCCGCCCGACTCTCGATCTTCTCCGGTATCCGGTCCAGCAGGGCATCCATCTCATCCAGGACCACATCCAGTTGAGCCGGAAGTCCTTCAATCGCGGTTTCCACACGCCGCGTGAAGTCTTCCTCGTTGATGAACCGATAGGCCTTCAGGGCAAATCCGCCCACGCCCTGTCCCACCCATGACTCGATCTTGTCGATGGCGAAGGCAACCACCCGGTTGCGGACTTCCTCGGATGTGAGCACGGCGGTCATGTAGGATGACGTCAGCCCCTTCAATTCCGTCCTGAATTCTTCATCCTCAATGACGCTCCGGGTAACGCCCAGGGCCATTTCCCGGTACTTCGGGATGATCTGGTTTTCCTCGATTTTCTGCTTGATGATCTCTTCGTTGATCAATTCCTCGGAAACGGCCGTCGCAAGTCGGTAAATGACCCGTTCCCGCTGGGCGGGTATGAGCCCCTGCCCGAAGAGTGGCCGGGAATCACGGGGATTGAACAGCATGGTGATGGCCACCCAGTTCGTCAGGAAGCCGATGAGACCGCTCACGGCCACAATGCGCATGAGGCCGTCCAACGGATAGGAAACCCAGGGGAGTGTGAGCGTCATTCCGGGGAAATCCCACAGGAACGACGCCGCGAACATGATGCCGAGCGACCAGGGTATGACCTGCAGGAGGGGCAGGATGGCCGCATGCGACCCCGCCAGACGAGGCGGTTCGGACGCGGCCGCAACAGGGGGCGGAGAGACCGGGCGATGCCGGCGGATGTAACGGCTGAGCAGATCCCGGAAATCGCCCGCCGTGGCGCGTGTCACATCCCGGGCTTCCTGGACCGATAGTCCCCGGCTGCCCGATTCGTCTTCCTTCGATGTGTTCTGTTCGGGGTCCACTCCGTTCCGGGTCAATTCACCCTTGGGACGCAGAGAGGCCCAGGCGGGTTGCGTCCGCCTGCATGCCGGCGATCACATTCCCGATGTGTTCGTTCAGTTCAATTCCCAGATCGGCGGCTCCGTTGCGGATATCGTCACGCCCCACCGCCGCGGCGAAGGCCTTGTCCTTGAGCTTCTTGGTCACGGACTTCACGCTCATGCCTTCCAACCGGGTCGGTCGTACCCACGCGACGGCGGTAATGAAGCCCGACAGTTCATCGACCGCATAGAGCGCCTTCGAGAGCAACGTCGTGCGCGGGGTTCCGGTGTGGTCCGCATGGCCCATGATGGCGTCCAGCATGACTTCGGGGTAACCCAGTTCCCGCAGCACGCCCACGCCCACGTACGGGTGCTCACTGGCCGTCTGGTGCTTCTCGTAGTCCATGTCGTGCAACAGGCCCGTCATCCGCCACAGCTGCTCGTCCTCCCCGAAGTGACGGGCGTAGAAAGCCATGGCCGCCTCCACGCCGTAGGCATGGCGGCGGAGACTGTCCGTATGGGTCCAGTCATGGAAAAGGGCCAGGGCATCCTTGTATTCAGGCATGATCAAAACAGGTCCACGATTCGCATTTCCTTGAGATATCGACCGGGATTGGCCTGGAAATCGGCCATCAGGGCGTTCAGTCCGGTCAGGGTGGAGTCCATTTTGTGATACATGGAGGGGTCCTTCAACAGCATACCCAGCGTGCCCTCGCCATTGTTCAGGGCCGCGAGCACAGCCGTCAGTTCAACCGATACGCTCCGGACATCCACAAGCGTCCGGTCCACGCCATCCAGCGTGGATTGCAAACTGTCCATGAGCGCGGCCAGGCGTTCGCCATCTTCTCCGGCAGCCGTATCCAGATCGGCGGTCGCGGACTCCACATTGGCCATGACGCGCCCAATCCTCTCCCGTTCGGCCAGCAGCAAGGCTTCGAGTTGTTGCACCGAACGATCCACGGACCCGATGGCGGATCGGAGGTCTGAATCGGGGGAGTTCAGCATCTGATCGGTTCCCCCGAGGACCCGGTCCAGGCCAACAAGAACCGAGTCGACGCGGTCCACCATGCCCGGAGCCCGCGCCGTCAGCGAAGCAATGGCATCGGACATTGGCTGCGTGGCAATCCGGCCGCCTTCGGGAATGCGTGGCGCATCGGGTGGTCCAAGCATCAAATCCATCCGGACGACCCCGAGTGCATCGAACCCGGCAATGGCCCCGGTCGTGCCTTCGGTCACGGGAAGCGAGCTGTCCACATGGAAATCAACGATCACATTGCCCGTGGACGGGGAAATCCGGACGCCGTTCACCGATCCCACGTTTACCCCATTCACGCGCACGACGTTGCCTGCAATGAGACCACCGGCATCGTCGAATTCCGCCGTCAGCGACAGCGTTGGCCGGAAGAGGGGCAGATCTTCGAAATACCGGACACCCAGGATGAAGATGGCGGTGGCAATCAGGAGCGAGGCTCCGACTTTCAATTCATTGGAATACTTCATGAGTGGCCGATCTGGTATTCATTGGCTTTGACGAACGCTTTCAGGACCGGATCGTCTGCGTCATGCAGCTCGTCGATGGTACCGGCCCAATGCATGCGCCCCTGATAGATGAAAGCGGCGCGGTCTGCGATGTTCAGCACGGAATGCATGTCGTGCGTGACGACAATACTGGTCACGTTCAGTTGTTCGGACAGGCCCTCGATGAGCGCATCAATGGTGTTGGACGTTTCCGGATCCAACCCGCTCGTGGGCTCATCATACAACACGTACCGTGGCCGCAAGGCCACGGCCCGGGCCAGGGCTACCCTTTTTTGCTGCCCGCCGGACAATTCGGAAGGCATCTGTTCACCCACATGCGGCAATTCCACCATGTTCAGGCAGTTCTCTACTTCGTATCGGATTTCATCTTCGGTCTTCCGGGTGAACGTCCGCAGGGGGAATGCCACGTTCTCAAAGGCACTCATGGAGTCGAACAGGGCGCCGCCCTGGAACAGGATTCCGAAATTGCGACGGATTTCCCGGAGCTCTCCATAGCTGATGGCATTGATGTCAACACCATCCACGGTAATGCGACCGGAATCGGGCTTCAGCAGTCCGATGATATGCTTCATGAGCACACTTTTACCCGATCCGGAGCGACCGATGATGGCAATGGTCTCCCCCTCGACAATATCCAACGATACGTCAAAGAGGACCTGCCTTTCCTCGAAGCTCTTGTTCAGTCGTTCAATGCGGATCATAGCAGTGTGGCGGCCAGCACGAGGTCGGCGAGGAGGATATAGACACAACTGGCCACGGCGGCCTGGGTCGTGGCACGGCCCACGCCTTCCGCGCCGCCGGCCGTGTAGTATCCCTTGAAACACGAGATGGATGTGATGGCAAAACCGAAAACGAACGACTTGATCATGCCGAAAATGGGGTCGAACGGCTGGAAGAACTCCCGGGCCCCGTCCACGAACACGCCGATGGGGACGAATCCTCCGAAGTGCCCGACCAACATGCCTCCGGTAATCCCCACGAAGGTCGCCGCAATGTACAGGACCGGAAACATCACGACACCGGCAATCACGCGGGGTACAATGAGGTAGCCGATGGAATTGAGCCCCATGGCCTCCAGTGCATCGATCTGCTCCGTGACGCGCATGGTGCCCAGTTCAGCCGCAATCCGGGCGCCGACCCGACCCGCCAGGATGAATCCCGTGACGACCGCACCCAGTTCGAGGACCATGGACGGCGCCACGATGGAGCCGATGATGCTCTTGGGAATGAGCGGGGAAACCAGCTGGTAGGCGGTCTGTACGGTGGTGACGGCGCCCGAAAAGGCGGCCGCCAACATGACGATGGGAAGCGAGTCCACCCCGACGCGCATCATCTGCTCCCAGAGGTTCTTCCGATACCTCGGAAATTCCGGCAGGGCGCCGAATGCATGGAACATCAGCAGGCTGTACCGGCCCAGGGCCTGGACCGGTTCGCGTATGGAGTTATGCAGTTGCGGCATTCGGGTCGGAAGGGTAATCGGCTTCAAGGTACGTTGACCGTTCCAATAGGTGCCCATCCCGTAATGTGGCAGGCACCACGTATCTTCCAGGTATGGCCAAAACCAGATCAATCTTCACGTGCCAGCAGTGTGGGGGCGAATCGCCCCGATGGCTGGGTCAATGCCCGTCCTGCGGAGAGTGGAACACCCTCGTGGAAGAACGGGTGGAGCCGACGTCCCGGCACGCACTCGGAGGAGCGCGACCATCGCGGACCGCCGGAGTCTCGGCCGCACTTCGTCTGGAAGATGTACAGAGCGGTCAGGAATCACGGATTGTCACCCGGAACGCGGAGCTGGATCGGGTACTGGGGGGCGGCATCGTCCGTGGCTCAGCCGTCCTGGTGGCGGGCGACCCCGGAATCGGCAAGAGTACCCTGATGACCGAACTCGGGGCCTTGCTCAAGAATCTGAAAATCCTGTACGTGACGGGCGAGGAATCCCCAGCCCAGGTGAAGATGCGCGCCGAGCGGCTGGGTGTGGACTCCGACACCTTCCTGTTGCTGGCGGAAACCGATGTGGAGGGCATTATTTCATGCGTGCATGATGAGCAGCCCGACCTGCTGGTGGTGGATTCCATCCAGACCGTGTACCGCACCGACCTGAACAGCGCCCCGGGATCGGTTGCCCAGGTCCGGGAAAGCGCTGCGGCCCTCATCCAGATGGCCAAGGCGACCGGAACGGCAGCCTTCATTGTGGGGCACGTCACCAAGCAGGGGTCGATAGCCGGCCCACGGGTGCTGGAGCACATGGTGGATACGGTTCTGTATCTGGAAGGGGATCGGCACCATGCGTTCCGGATCCTGCGGGCCGTCAAGAACCGGTTCGGCTCGACGAACGAAATCGGGGTGTTCGAGATGCAATCGGACGGACTGTCGGCCGTCGGCAATCCGAGTGCCCTGTTCCTGTCGGAACGGGCCGTGCATGCTTCAGGCACGGCGGTCGTGTGCTCCGTGGAGGGGACGCGCCCGTTGCTCGCCGAAATCCAGGCACTCGTTACGGACACCTCCTATTCGACGCCCCAGCGAACAGCGACGGGATTCGATCCACGCCGGCTTCAGATGTTGTTGGCCGTGCTCGAAAAGCGGGTCGGCCTGCGCCTTTCCGGATCGGATGTGTTCGTGAACGTCACGGGTGGCCTGAAGCTGTCCGAGCCCGCGGTTGACCTGGGAATGGTCGCCGCCATCGTGTCCTCATTCCGGAATCGCGCCATTCCGGCCACGTCCGTACTGATCGGGGAAGTCGGTCTGGGAGGGGAAATCCGCTCAGTCCCGCAACTCGATGCGCGCATCCGTGAGGCCTCCAAGCTGGGATTCACGGATATCTTCGTGCCGGAAAGTGCCCGGGCGGGAGCCGGCGCATCGACGGCGAAATTGACGGGTGTGGCCTCCCTGGAAGCCCTCGTTGACCGACTGTTCTGATAGTGGGGGTCAGCGCCGGTCCAGGCGCTCCACCGTGCCGTCATCGCGCCCTACGAGCACGGTCGTCGCCATATCCAGGAACAGACCGTGGTCCAGCACACCCGGCGTCTGCAGCAACGTCATGTTTACAGCATCGAGATCCCCCATGCCGTGATCGAATGCCGCGTCCAGGATCCACAGCCCCTGATCCGTAACGACGGGCCCATCCTTCTTGACGCCCATCCGGAGGACCGGATCACCCCCCAGTTTCCGGAGCACAGTCATGACGGGAGCCACGGCCATGGGAACGACTTCCACCGGCAGGGGCATACGTTCACCCAAACGCGACACCCGCTTCGACTCGTCGACCAGCACCACGAACGATCGCGCCTGGGCCGCCACGATCTTCTCCCGGGTATGCGCCGCACCCCGGCCCTTGATGAGTGCCAATCCGGGATCGAATTCGTCGGCCCCGTCGAATGCCAGATCTACAGCCGGATGCTCATCCAACGTGGTGAGCGGAATCCCGTTCTCGCGCGCCAGGCGCTCGGAAGCGAACGAGGTCGGTATGCCCTTGACCTCCAATCCCTCCCGGGAAATGCGCTCACCCAGCGCCTTGATGGCCATGGCTGCCGTGGAGCCGGTACCCAGCCCCAGCACCATTCCGGCCGTG encodes the following:
- a CDS encoding VWA domain-containing protein, producing MEFAQPLWLVLLVLVPLIPFLGRRRARLRFSATAAAGAAPPTLKNRLRNLPVLLRMAAVTFGILALARPQDRNTVQERYAEGVDIMMVLDTSTSMRAEDFRPNRFEAARQVGSEFISNRISDRVGLVVFAAKAFTQAPLTLDYDFLLSMLAEVEMGVIEDGTAIGTALAMAVNRLKESEAESKVVILLTDGQNNRGELSPETAAELAETFGIRVYAIGVGTHGEAPFVVDHPFAGRQRRMVPVDIDEDMLRAISERTGGQYFRATNNEGLRQIYEEIGELEKTRVEERTYTDFQERYAAFLLPGLLLLFMEILLSNTVLRRFP
- a CDS encoding VWA domain-containing protein produces the protein MMEWLHPEWFWTLVFVPVAAGLFGFAAWKRRSLVAAFGNRQLLERLTSGLSTRRRRWKAALLSAGFALLVLALIGPRFGTQIKEVQREGIDLVIALDVSASMMAEDVAPNRLERSRNEIKRLLGTLTGDRVGLVIFAGDAFIQSPLTTDYGALRLFLDVADPSLIPTPGTDFGNALQMALRAFEAPTRMADDGPRTRAVLFVSDGENHVADLDEIIAQAREQNVILFAAGVGETEGVPIPEYRNGRQVDFKKDRTGTVVTTRLEESVLQDLSRDGGYFRIARTSSSLARFTTALQGLERTSYGSEEFEEYDEKFQWPLFLGLFLLFLERMIPESRKPRETPSP
- a CDS encoding BatD family protein, which codes for MIRLSILLCLLAAMQVRPSHAQEVSVQASVNATVIGTEEVVTYTLSVQGSDGSDVQPPAAPESRGLALAQSTPGTQRNVSIVNGRVSQSFGYTWAFRPIGEGQARIEAMTITVGDRTYHTDPIEIEIVPQSQRPARPQRRDPFSSLMAPADPEPEPEPPSDRDIFIRATPASSTVWQNEQLVIQYRLYFREGIQLRQSRLTDSWEAEGFWREEMDVETRPIPQTVVENGLRYNVITLKRAAVFPARAGDLSVDPLRIESEAMLPTERRDPFQSLFSMRSRYTPVELASGEVRVAARPLPGGAPESFQGVVGNFVLSARTDRQQVEVGSSIRLTVTVRGDGNLATLSAPRIHVPAVFDTYEPESSLAIDRSGNRLTGSKTFTYVLIPRANGSYEIPPVEFSWFDPDANVYRTTQSDPFPVTVTGTATVPDVVSATTNGLPVDDVAPPFVHAAKWVRTSSPPLHRRTATWIILLLPVLAFGAGLIVDRQRRRHADAPSLSRGRRAHPLSRQHLKRATELMHTDDTAGYFEELDRAVLGFIGNRLDIPERGLTRARLDAILAEKGIPTGTRERLRAFLDTCDLGRYAPSGMNHERREGALDDASALIPDIDEHLSA
- a CDS encoding thymidine kinase, which produces MEPHVLHRARSAGWIEVICGSMFSGKTEELIRRMKRARFARQRVEVYQPTIDTRYSEEEVVSHDASSLRSTPVAAASQILLLASDADVIGIDEGQFFDSDLVDVVQELSRTGKRVIIAGLDQDYLGKPFGPMPALMAVAEYVTKLHAICMQCGAPANHSQRLTAGDERVLLGATESYEPRCRNCFDPGLVRAPSADGK
- a CDS encoding DUF445 family protein, whose amino-acid sequence is MTRNGVDPEQNTSKEDESGSRGLSVQEARDVTRATAGDFRDLLSRYIRRHRPVSPPPVAAASEPPRLAGSHAAILPLLQVIPWSLGIMFAASFLWDFPGMTLTLPWVSYPLDGLMRIVAVSGLIGFLTNWVAITMLFNPRDSRPLFGQGLIPAQRERVIYRLATAVSEELINEEIIKQKIEENQIIPKYREMALGVTRSVIEDEEFRTELKGLTSSYMTAVLTSEEVRNRVVAFAIDKIESWVGQGVGGFALKAYRFINEEDFTRRVETAIEGLPAQLDVVLDEMDALLDRIPEKIESRAEDIEAWATKVVLGFVENLDVYGMVMDNMMAYDEHRLEDLIKRSTNEQLNYIKYLGGALGALGGFVIWQPVPALVAFIVLGGGLYAADEVIFRLRKAP
- a CDS encoding HDIG domain-containing protein, whose protein sequence is MPEYKDALALFHDWTHTDSLRRHAYGVEAAMAFYARHFGEDEQLWRMTGLLHDMDYEKHQTASEHPYVGVGVLRELGYPEVMLDAIMGHADHTGTPRTTLLSKALYAVDELSGFITAVAWVRPTRLEGMSVKSVTKKLKDKAFAAAVGRDDIRNGAADLGIELNEHIGNVIAGMQADATRLGLSASQG